One window of the Dendropsophus ebraccatus isolate aDenEbr1 chromosome 12, aDenEbr1.pat, whole genome shotgun sequence genome contains the following:
- the UPK1A gene encoding uroplakin-1a gives MAEKGNSGLVPVIVFGNVVILLCGLALFAETIWATTDPYYVYPILGVTGKDDVFAGGWIGIFCGFSFFLLGVYGIMAAVKSSRTMFMVYLVLMMIVYIFECASCITSFTHRDYMVNSNVVKAQMLSRFMDNSSQGMEITRFWKRVMLERQCCGVDGPQDWVDYSSTFRILYPESVAPWPFWCCTRDNNFQILNKQACQVGLSPYLFTSGCKEHIEHAIDSYTWGISWFGFAILMWTMLVMFATMYHYFTM, from the exons CTCTGTGGCTTGGCTTTGTTTGCGGAGACCATCTGGGCCACCACGGACCCTTACTACGTGTACCCAATTTTGGGGGTGACAGGGAAGGATGACGTCTTTGCAGGCGGCTGGATTGGAATATTTTGTGGATTCTCTTTTTTCCTCCTCGGAGTCTATGGCATTATGGCTGCGGTGAAGAGCAGTCGGACCATGTTTATGGTG TACCTGGTGCTGATGATGATCGTCTACATATTTGAGTGCGCCTCCTGCATCACCTCCTTCACACATCGGGATTAT ATGGTGAACAGCAACGTGGTGAAGGCGCAGATGCTGAGCCGCTTCATGGATAACTCCAGCCAGGGCATGGAGATCACCAGATTCTGGAAGAGGGTCATGCTGGAG AGGCAGTGCTGCGGAGTGGACGGGCCCCAGGACTGGGTTGACTACAGTTCCACCTTTCGCATTCTATATCCAGAGTCTGTTGCCCCGTGGCCGTTCTGGTGCTGTACGAGGGACAACAACTTCCAGATCCTGAACAAGCAGGCCTGCCAAGTGGGACTGTCGCCGTACCTCTTCACCTCG GGCTGCAAGGAGCACATCGAGCACGCCATAGACAGCTACACCTGGGGCATCTCCTGGTTCGGCTTTGCGATTCTTATGTGGACG ATGTTGGTCATGTTCGCCACCATGTATCACTACTTCACCATGTGA